The Candidatus Nanosynbacter lyticus genome window below encodes:
- a CDS encoding ABC transporter permease, giving the protein MMTIIKRAWTAVTRKRRRSLTIALIMTLIFTLLIGTLTVQQTMAQLKQSIERNIRAGFSIASKQPSGEVPMDIAQRVQRLDKVKAHNFQAETTAGLPGKQLVDTAGSGVQLDANVAGEAKVTGATESNLLSEFTGRFYQLEQGKHLGAHDQNAALIHKTFAEKNNIKPGDKLDITKDGRRVTVTVMGIFSGKGEKPAVLQSDMAENHLITNLAAAQQLTGSQQLTRATYFAENPHQLKSLTDRTKSLPNVDWKKFSLTDNGAVFAGVLQNIAGIQNILTIATIGAAGAGLAVLSLVLVFWVRGRLHEIGILLSIGTSKRQIIGQFLAELAIIALVSSVFALGVGSVASSQISTALTAQTDQNQRTEKAVVHAAPVATYLEAFAFGYMVVLLSAIAATAPIMRQSPKQILAKLS; this is encoded by the coding sequence ATGATGACGATTATCAAACGAGCCTGGACGGCTGTGACGCGCAAACGGCGTCGCAGCCTGACCATCGCCCTGATCATGACGCTGATTTTCACGCTGCTGATCGGTACGCTGACAGTGCAGCAAACGATGGCGCAGCTGAAGCAATCAATTGAACGGAATATCCGCGCTGGCTTTAGTATCGCCAGCAAGCAGCCGTCGGGCGAGGTGCCGATGGATATCGCGCAGCGAGTGCAGCGCCTGGACAAGGTCAAAGCGCACAATTTCCAGGCAGAGACCACTGCGGGACTGCCGGGTAAACAATTGGTCGACACGGCAGGCAGCGGCGTGCAGCTGGACGCTAACGTGGCTGGCGAGGCGAAGGTGACGGGCGCGACAGAGAGCAATCTGCTTAGCGAGTTCACCGGTCGATTTTACCAACTGGAGCAGGGTAAGCATCTGGGGGCGCACGATCAAAACGCAGCCCTCATTCACAAGACCTTCGCTGAGAAAAATAATATCAAGCCAGGCGACAAGCTGGACATCACCAAAGACGGCCGGCGGGTGACGGTGACTGTCATGGGCATCTTCAGCGGCAAAGGCGAAAAGCCGGCGGTCTTACAGTCCGACATGGCGGAGAATCATCTCATCACCAACTTGGCCGCGGCGCAGCAGCTGACAGGTAGCCAGCAGTTGACGCGGGCGACGTATTTCGCCGAAAATCCACATCAGTTGAAGTCGTTAACGGACCGTACTAAAAGCCTACCAAACGTCGATTGGAAAAAATTCAGCCTGACCGACAACGGGGCGGTATTTGCCGGAGTTCTCCAAAACATCGCTGGCATTCAAAACATTTTGACAATTGCCACCATCGGTGCGGCTGGGGCGGGGCTGGCAGTTTTGTCGTTGGTACTGGTGTTCTGGGTGCGCGGCCGCTTGCATGAAATTGGCATCTTGCTGTCCATCGGCACGTCGAAGCGGCAGATCATCGGGCAGTTCTTGGCGGAGCTGGCGATCATCGCTCTAGTTAGCTCGGTGTTCGCACTCGGTGTCGGTTCGGTCGCCTCATCGCAAATTTCTACTGCCCTGACAGCGCAAACCGACCAAAACCAGCGCACAGAAAAGGCCGTGGTGCACGCCGCACCAGTAGCGACCTACCTAGAGGCTTTCGCCTTCGGCTACATGGTCGTTCTGCTGTCAGCCATCGCTGCCACCGCGCCAATCATGCGCCAATCACCAAAGCAAATTTTAGCAAAATTAAGTTAG
- a CDS encoding ABC transporter permease produces MSFIQRAWLYITRKKLKTLILLAILLCMSTIMLSGFAIKHSTDAAAQSLDKTLKAGFTLGNNPRTNPGTARGSGTVSNKDIDAVKNLEGVTDYVKRQNATVDFINTKLVPLPSGGSGYDAQKDKQFGNAATIIGVNKSESEKKFRAESLKLIAGRHITENDSHKILVHEDFAKANNLKLGSKIKLKANQYDTDNEHPSKDEVEVEIVGIFNGKNPKQATYQVELFENLFLTDLATTRQLNAYTAQNEIYQDATFFTKGTKQLDEVMARANKLPVNWQKYQLNKNSQELAGVTGAVNSVYGLIDGMLWATALVSVAVIGMVLYLWMNERKREAGVLLATGVPQSKIVLQYIAELVMIAVLSFGASYFTAGLIAQQMGDHVVSQAAQNATRQAGSSLNGASLGADADSVTSSRTLDKVTVGMQPTDLLAVWGAGLAVIIIAVLLASRPITQSTPKELLTEVD; encoded by the coding sequence ATGTCATTTATACAACGTGCCTGGTTGTATATCACCAGGAAAAAACTCAAAACGCTGATTTTGCTGGCGATTTTGCTGTGTATGTCGACGATCATGCTGAGTGGATTTGCTATCAAGCATTCGACCGACGCGGCAGCGCAGTCGCTAGACAAAACGCTCAAGGCCGGCTTTACGCTGGGCAATAATCCGCGTACCAATCCAGGAACCGCCCGCGGCTCAGGAACGGTGTCGAACAAAGACATCGACGCGGTGAAGAATCTGGAGGGCGTGACGGACTATGTCAAGCGCCAGAACGCCACGGTTGATTTTATCAATACCAAACTGGTGCCACTACCGAGTGGTGGCAGCGGCTATGACGCCCAGAAAGACAAACAGTTTGGCAATGCCGCAACTATCATCGGCGTCAACAAATCTGAGTCCGAGAAAAAGTTCCGGGCTGAGTCACTCAAGCTCATCGCTGGCCGGCACATCACCGAGAACGATTCGCACAAGATCTTGGTGCACGAAGACTTCGCCAAGGCTAATAACCTGAAGCTTGGCAGTAAAATTAAACTGAAAGCCAATCAATACGACACCGACAACGAGCATCCATCCAAGGACGAGGTGGAAGTGGAAATCGTCGGTATATTTAATGGCAAGAACCCAAAGCAGGCGACCTATCAGGTGGAGCTGTTTGAGAATTTATTCCTGACTGACCTCGCGACAACTCGCCAGTTGAATGCCTATACAGCGCAAAATGAGATTTACCAGGACGCCACGTTCTTCACCAAAGGCACCAAACAGTTGGATGAGGTGATGGCGCGGGCGAATAAATTGCCGGTCAATTGGCAAAAGTATCAATTGAATAAGAATAGCCAGGAACTGGCTGGCGTGACTGGTGCGGTGAACAGCGTGTACGGCTTGATCGACGGTATGTTGTGGGCGACGGCACTGGTCAGCGTGGCGGTAATCGGCATGGTGCTGTACTTGTGGATGAACGAGCGTAAGCGCGAAGCGGGCGTACTCTTGGCGACGGGCGTGCCGCAGTCAAAGATTGTGCTGCAATATATCGCTGAGCTAGTGATGATCGCGGTGCTGAGTTTCGGCGCATCGTACTTTACCGCGGGGCTGATTGCCCAACAAATGGGCGATCACGTGGTGTCGCAGGCGGCGCAGAATGCCACACGTCAAGCTGGCAGTTCTCTCAATGGTGCGTCGCTCGGGGCTGACGCTGACTCGGTGACGTCATCACGCACGCTAGACAAGGTGACGGTTGGTATGCAACCGACGGATCTGCTGGCGGTGTGGGGCGCTGGGCTGGCAGTGATTATCATTGCAGTGCTCTTGGCCTCTCGACCAATTACCCAATCAACGCCAAAAGAATTACTAACTGAAGTGGACTAG
- a CDS encoding Fic family protein gives MINPRFDSPITNTIFEIENMRNRYIQGSTPPWIFYDIKNIIYLMESVASARIEGNNTTLVSAAISSIENSEEEEVDEVKQFLNIRRGLNFIDETIKAGDDITLAMIRELHKIVVKDLPLDKDGAEHPGQFKTRDNIINGSSAKTTSHLKVKEELEDLLNTVNIREAPQFDIINIALAHHRFTLIHPFENGNGRVARLFTYAMLVQKGFIHDASVLNPSSIFCVDRRRYYEMLSVADRGIETGDDSLLEKWCLYVAEGIKEEIKRTMQLLDKKEVVEKVILPTLKRAAEIKALSDEERQILEVAVKKDVIQARDVSMIFGGNSSANDRRRSRKLRELTDRGLLYYSKKKYALTLSRNKELLPILLTEMSTSGLIVMD, from the coding sequence ATGATAAATCCTCGTTTTGATTCTCCTATCACTAATACTATTTTTGAGATTGAGAATATGCGCAATCGTTATATACAAGGCTCGACACCGCCTTGGATATTTTATGATATTAAAAATATTATATATCTTATGGAAAGTGTCGCCTCCGCACGGATTGAGGGGAATAACACTACCCTTGTTTCTGCTGCGATTAGCTCGATAGAAAATAGCGAGGAAGAAGAAGTTGATGAAGTAAAGCAGTTTCTGAATATCCGTAGAGGTCTGAATTTTATAGACGAAACGATAAAAGCTGGCGATGACATCACATTGGCAATGATCCGCGAGCTGCATAAAATTGTAGTGAAGGATCTACCTCTTGATAAAGACGGCGCGGAACATCCTGGACAATTTAAGACCAGAGATAATATCATTAATGGCAGCTCAGCAAAAACAACAAGTCATCTGAAGGTTAAGGAAGAGCTTGAGGACTTGCTGAACACAGTAAACATACGCGAAGCGCCTCAGTTTGATATCATCAATATAGCTCTTGCTCATCATAGATTTACGCTGATTCATCCTTTTGAGAACGGAAACGGCCGTGTAGCTAGGCTCTTTACCTACGCTATGCTGGTTCAAAAAGGGTTTATTCACGATGCGTCCGTATTGAATCCATCTTCAATTTTTTGCGTTGATCGCAGACGATATTATGAAATGCTAAGTGTAGCTGATAGAGGAATAGAAACAGGAGATGATTCGCTGCTTGAAAAGTGGTGTCTTTATGTTGCGGAAGGAATAAAGGAAGAAATCAAGCGAACCATGCAGCTCCTCGATAAAAAAGAAGTTGTTGAGAAAGTAATTCTACCAACCCTGAAACGAGCAGCCGAAATAAAAGCTTTATCTGACGAAGAAAGGCAAATTTTAGAAGTTGCTGTTAAAAAAGACGTGATTCAGGCTCGAGATGTTTCTATGATTTTCGGCGGTAATTCTTCAGCTAACGATAGGCGGCGGTCAAGAAAACTAAGAGAACTAACAGATAGAGGACTGTTGTACTACAGCAAGAAGAAGTATGCTCTGACGCTATCTAGGAATAAGGAACTGCTGCCAATACTACTGACCGAAATGTCAACTAGCGGTTTAATCGTTATGGACTAG
- a CDS encoding GNAT family N-acetyltransferase translates to MHRYKKSSVTVDIRKAKTGDVDFVSHLMAETLGPFYNGDHQAHAQRIFTTHINGNVDSAGQFSLGQYMFIAEVNHHPAGMIHLVGKKQGTVKISPLIVAPEYRGQFGIGSKLLRHAEDFARKHHARQLYCTVAAQNQATLKFLLRKGFHLVGKAQDHYKPGIDECMLYKPLNQGLTPDLSGISIVPFDEKKHAAAARQLILSRVGSDFNGVDDTWVDALFASYQRRESRDVNAKYKLIFIAEQDRKVIGVVVATPKKGQPIKIMPLVAKSEAVFEALIANLPQLLAGYGHKLYIHLVPEPWQIACLQRHGWMIEGLFPEGYAPDVTVQQWGLSLQKGDPVRKMRIKRPYYDAIMSGRKTLEVRIGYNSIKRLKEGQLLQLENGHASGVVRIKSIRIYSKFADMLAAESWQQIVPQAKSKEEALRLLHKIYPPHKERLGVHVIEVEKQDSKGAHPPGLEKFI, encoded by the coding sequence ATGCACCGATATAAGAAATCGTCAGTCACTGTGGATATCCGTAAAGCCAAAACAGGCGATGTTGATTTCGTTTCCCACTTGATGGCAGAAACACTTGGGCCGTTTTACAATGGCGATCATCAAGCTCATGCACAGCGGATTTTTACCACGCATATCAATGGCAACGTCGATTCTGCCGGGCAGTTTTCACTTGGACAATACATGTTTATTGCAGAAGTCAATCATCATCCCGCCGGGATGATTCATCTGGTCGGCAAGAAGCAGGGAACAGTTAAAATTAGTCCGCTCATCGTTGCGCCAGAATATCGCGGCCAATTTGGCATTGGCAGTAAATTGCTTCGTCATGCTGAGGATTTTGCTCGCAAACACCACGCTCGGCAACTCTACTGTACAGTAGCTGCCCAAAACCAAGCCACGCTCAAGTTTCTATTGCGCAAAGGATTTCATCTGGTCGGCAAGGCGCAAGATCATTATAAACCCGGTATCGACGAGTGTATGCTGTACAAGCCGCTGAATCAGGGTCTAACTCCTGATTTGTCAGGCATTTCAATCGTCCCGTTTGACGAGAAAAAGCACGCTGCAGCGGCGCGCCAACTGATCCTATCGCGAGTGGGCAGTGACTTTAATGGTGTGGATGATACATGGGTGGATGCGCTATTTGCTAGCTACCAACGGCGTGAGAGCCGAGACGTCAACGCTAAGTATAAGCTCATTTTCATCGCCGAGCAGGATAGAAAGGTTATTGGCGTTGTCGTTGCAACCCCAAAGAAAGGCCAGCCGATCAAAATCATGCCGCTGGTAGCAAAATCAGAGGCTGTTTTCGAAGCACTGATAGCTAACTTGCCACAATTATTAGCCGGTTATGGTCACAAGCTGTATATCCACCTTGTTCCTGAGCCGTGGCAGATTGCCTGCCTCCAGCGCCACGGCTGGATGATTGAAGGCTTGTTTCCCGAAGGCTATGCGCCAGACGTCACTGTTCAGCAGTGGGGGCTCAGCCTCCAGAAAGGAGATCCCGTGCGTAAGATGCGTATAAAGCGGCCGTACTATGACGCAATCATGTCGGGTCGCAAGACCTTAGAAGTTCGTATCGGCTACAACAGCATCAAGCGCCTTAAGGAGGGTCAGCTATTACAGCTCGAAAACGGACATGCGTCTGGTGTAGTGCGAATCAAGTCAATTCGAATCTACAGTAAATTCGCCGACATGCTGGCGGCTGAGTCATGGCAGCAGATCGTGCCGCAGGCGAAAAGCAAAGAAGAGGCGCTTCGCCTCCTTCACAAGATCTACCCACCGCATAAGGAACGCCTCGGCGTTCACGTCATCGAGGTTGAGAAACAGGACAGCAAGGGGGCGCATCCCCCTGGATTAGAGAAATTCATCTGA
- a CDS encoding non-canonical purine NTP pyrophosphatase yields MTSQFHPIYFITSNQRKFASLQQLLQPLGVDLQQLDYDFDEGRGLDIQTIAKSKLSQAKKAFPNKRLIVDDRSFFIPALKGFPGPFVKLLLDSFSYPGIIKLMQDETDRRAIFFSRLAILTVKKTIFSRPTRRDLSLMSRAVIISMAGRNYCIFMDTRAFPGAAWQS; encoded by the coding sequence ATGACGAGTCAGTTCCACCCAATTTACTTCATTACCTCCAACCAGCGCAAGTTCGCCAGCCTTCAGCAACTTCTTCAACCGCTCGGTGTTGACCTACAGCAACTTGACTATGATTTTGACGAGGGGCGGGGGCTGGATATTCAAACGATTGCCAAAAGTAAACTATCTCAGGCCAAGAAAGCTTTTCCAAACAAGCGCCTGATCGTTGATGATCGCAGCTTTTTCATCCCAGCGCTGAAAGGCTTTCCGGGGCCGTTCGTTAAATTGCTGCTGGATAGTTTTAGCTATCCCGGCATCATCAAACTAATGCAAGATGAAACTGATCGTAGAGCCATCTTTTTTTCGCGGTTGGCTATTTTGACGGTAAAGAAGACCATATTTTCGCGGCCGACGAGGAGGGATTTATCATTGATGAGCCGCGCGGTGATAATCTCCATGGCTGGACGGAATTACTGTATATTTATGGACACTCGAGCTTTCCCGGGCGCAGCTTGGCAGAGCTGA
- a CDS encoding NUDIX domain-containing protein has product MTKSIICKDVFGNQYTVPVDELNIRVGVYAVIIEDNKILLTRQWDGYSLIGGGIEKGETIEESIVREVKEETGLTIMPDKIIHQATTFFKRNAEAQANQSIQLYFTHSQLHGQINNDNITDSEKTYTNGTPEWVDLGKIDDINFRHSVSLRAILGAYGESK; this is encoded by the coding sequence ATGACCAAATCCATCATCTGTAAAGACGTCTTCGGTAATCAATACACCGTTCCCGTTGACGAACTAAATATTCGTGTCGGTGTGTACGCGGTGATTATTGAGGATAATAAGATTCTTTTGACTAGACAATGGGACGGTTACAGCTTGATTGGTGGTGGTATCGAGAAAGGCGAAACGATTGAGGAGTCAATTGTCCGCGAAGTTAAGGAAGAAACTGGACTGACCATCATGCCGGATAAAATCATTCACCAAGCGACCACCTTTTTTAAGCGCAACGCCGAGGCGCAAGCTAACCAGTCAATCCAACTGTACTTCACCCACAGCCAGCTGCATGGGCAAATCAATAACGACAACATAACCGACAGCGAAAAAACTTATACTAACGGCACGCCGGAGTGGGTTGATCTGGGTAAGATTGACGACATAAACTTCCGTCATAGCGTGAGTTTGAGGGCGATTTTAGGGGCTTATGGTGAGAGCAAATAA
- a CDS encoding DUF3850 domain-containing protein, whose product MTKKSYPDLFEKVLAGEKTFDMRVADFDVQTGDVLEQIEINYDGTPTGRTVRHIVGEVLRTKEVDFWKQEDIDRYGYQVMSLAERVD is encoded by the coding sequence ATCACCAAAAAATCTTACCCTGATTTATTCGAAAAAGTCCTAGCAGGTGAGAAGACATTTGATATGAGAGTAGCTGATTTTGACGTCCAGACCGGCGACGTCCTGGAGCAGATTGAGATAAATTATGACGGAACACCAACTGGCCGCACAGTGCGTCACATAGTCGGCGAAGTTTTACGTACGAAAGAAGTTGATTTTTGGAAACAAGAAGATATTGATCGATACGGCTATCAGGTAATGTCGCTTGCCGAGCGGGTTGATTAG
- a CDS encoding beta/alpha barrel domain-containing protein, which produces MNDPIEISVAEELLFLIDSAIEKRDIKQLTSIYGIVHEFIGKPIYDPRADFVIIDDYIYDLIDELEAGKEPTIYNGLRKRIEEDLHSSSKL; this is translated from the coding sequence ATGAATGATCCAATTGAGATATCAGTTGCCGAGGAATTATTATTCCTAATAGATAGCGCCATAGAAAAAAGAGATATTAAGCAATTGACTAGTATTTATGGCATAGTCCATGAGTTTATTGGTAAACCTATTTATGATCCTCGGGCGGACTTTGTTATTATAGATGATTATATTTATGATCTAATTGATGAGCTTGAAGCTGGTAAAGAACCAACCATTTACAATGGTTTACGCAAGAGGATAGAAGAAGATTTACATAGTTCATCTAAATTATAG
- a CDS encoding DUF5674 family protein — protein sequence MKIIDTITLTELRPMAERMYGTMVKADVDVAKKIVAIDMDMHADGEAYLLERGSQQADLWGINLHPDKFGTDEFIEFDSMISIRPRQNNPSRDVLDPAARQQIIDIIAGVVRE from the coding sequence ATGAAGATTATTGATACCATAACCCTCACCGAGCTTCGCCCGATGGCCGAGAGGATGTACGGGACGATGGTCAAAGCGGATGTCGATGTTGCTAAGAAAATTGTGGCGATCGACATGGATATGCATGCTGATGGCGAGGCGTATTTGTTAGAACGCGGATCGCAGCAAGCAGATCTATGGGGGATCAACCTACATCCGGATAAGTTTGGTACCGATGAATTTATCGAGTTTGACAGTATGATAAGCATTCGTCCACGACAAAACAATCCGTCGCGCGATGTGCTCGACCCAGCGGCGCGGCAGCAAATTATCGATATCATCGCCGGAGTCGTCCGTGAGTGA
- a CDS encoding non-canonical purine NTP pyrophosphatase has translation MDLIYATTNKHKLAGAKQALAGTDINLIAPDETLPDVPEIQSDDQQAVSVDKAIKYYDLLKRPLVVMDSGLFIDELNGFPGVYTKYALVTIGIDRTIQLLGGAARAYTQRTITYFDGNKPQIFTLKLRGTLLKEPHGNNGRNYDKYFLPDDKNKTLAEMTDDEKVELTAEVWKKLAAWLQKSSK, from the coding sequence ATGGACTTAATCTACGCGACGACTAATAAGCACAAACTTGCTGGAGCTAAACAGGCGCTGGCAGGAACGGACATCAACTTGATCGCACCAGACGAAACCTTGCCTGACGTGCCAGAAATCCAGTCCGACGATCAACAAGCCGTCTCTGTCGATAAAGCGATAAAATATTACGATCTACTTAAGCGTCCGCTGGTGGTGATGGATTCAGGTCTGTTCATCGATGAGCTGAACGGCTTTCCCGGCGTTTACACCAAATACGCGCTCGTCACTATCGGTATTGACAGGACAATTCAGCTGCTCGGCGGCGCCGCTCGAGCGTACACGCAGCGCACGATTACTTACTTTGATGGCAACAAACCGCAAATCTTTACCTTAAAACTGCGCGGCACGTTATTAAAAGAACCGCACGGCAACAACGGGCGCAATTACGACAAATATTTCTTGCCAGACGATAAAAACAAAACACTCGCTGAAATGACTGATGATGAAAAGGTGGAACTGACTGCGGAAGTTTGGAAAAAGTTGGCGGCGTGGCTGCAAAAAAGCAGCAAATAA
- a CDS encoding HAMP domain-containing sensor histidine kinase produces the protein MKRLKLFPKTFLVSIGLFAALIILVHALVYTLMPQFYLQQKEREAADNLMALVAELRGKSTEEMRRISQEFASMKNVNITLTVDGRDQYFQGFQSINIVTDSGKSVDTSVVKIADGQTVDPRSVILRQGSVADNQGQTIAVKLLADVAPVTQAKLATLQVLPYTMIGSLLVALIFSYIYSRFITRPIRQMAAVTTTMQQLEKGAHYPVSSHDEIGVLGRNINELYQNLWQTIRSLEHENKRITQLEKEKIAFLRAASHELKTPLAALRIMLENMQLNIGEYKNRDQYLTESVAQVDHLAAMVNDVLRSGSVAEQALHQEKRLRIDKLVAEVVDDYRLLAKTRSMTFTVNTEPTTIRANRDMMRHVISNLVSNAVRHGDAGSVIKITCNQHELAIENACKPLTKQQLQHVFDPFYRSLGTTKQHADSSGIGLYTVKMLLDAKGLDYEFVPHGQGMRFVVRFA, from the coding sequence ATGAAGCGGCTTAAGTTATTTCCCAAGACGTTTTTGGTATCAATTGGCTTGTTCGCGGCATTGATCATCCTGGTACATGCGCTGGTTTACACCTTGATGCCGCAATTTTATCTGCAGCAAAAAGAGCGCGAGGCGGCGGACAATCTCATGGCGCTCGTGGCTGAACTACGCGGTAAATCGACTGAGGAAATGCGCCGAATCAGCCAGGAATTTGCGAGTATGAAAAACGTCAACATTACGCTGACGGTTGACGGGCGCGACCAGTACTTTCAAGGTTTTCAGTCGATCAATATTGTGACCGATAGTGGTAAATCGGTTGACACTAGCGTGGTAAAAATTGCTGATGGCCAAACGGTCGATCCGCGCTCGGTGATTTTGCGGCAGGGCAGTGTGGCGGATAACCAAGGTCAAACGATCGCCGTCAAGCTGCTGGCCGATGTGGCGCCCGTTACCCAGGCCAAGCTCGCTACCTTGCAGGTATTGCCATATACCATGATCGGCTCGCTGTTGGTGGCGCTGATATTTTCTTACATCTATAGCCGTTTTATCACGCGGCCGATTCGCCAGATGGCGGCGGTGACGACGACCATGCAGCAACTGGAAAAGGGTGCGCATTACCCAGTGAGTAGTCATGACGAGATTGGCGTGCTAGGGCGAAACATTAATGAGCTCTATCAAAATCTATGGCAAACGATTCGTTCGCTGGAACATGAGAATAAGCGGATAACCCAGCTTGAGAAAGAGAAAATCGCCTTCCTCCGTGCGGCCTCGCACGAGCTGAAAACGCCATTGGCAGCGCTACGGATCATGCTTGAGAACATGCAGTTGAATATCGGCGAATATAAAAATCGCGATCAATACCTGACGGAATCGGTGGCGCAGGTTGACCATTTGGCAGCGATGGTGAATGATGTGTTGCGCTCTGGAAGCGTGGCCGAGCAAGCTCTGCACCAGGAAAAACGGCTGAGGATTGATAAGTTAGTTGCTGAAGTGGTTGACGATTACCGCCTGCTAGCAAAAACGCGCAGCATGACTTTCACGGTTAATACAGAGCCAACAACCATTCGTGCTAACCGCGACATGATGCGCCACGTCATCTCGAACCTGGTGTCAAACGCGGTGCGCCACGGCGACGCAGGGAGCGTCATAAAAATTACTTGCAACCAGCATGAGCTGGCCATCGAAAACGCCTGCAAGCCACTCACCAAACAACAACTCCAGCACGTTTTCGACCCGTTTTATCGGAGCCTTGGTACCACGAAACAACACGCCGACAGCAGCGGCATCGGCCTCTACACCGTGAAAATGCTGCTCGACGCTAAGGGTCTGGACTATGAGTTTGTGCCGCACGGGCAGGGTATGCGGTTTGTAGTGAGGTTTGCCTAA
- a CDS encoding response regulator transcription factor: MATILLVEDEPTLRTGTERFLRQRGFTVLTAASGEEALEKFAGADVIILDIMLPGMSGIETLRKIRQTSDVPVLMLTALHDEPTQVASFDELADDYMSKPFSLVILEKRIKALLRRQQSVKKTLWQRGLASVDFMAYQGFYDDNDAHLKPKEVQLLKLLVDNPNMVWSRQAIIDKLWRDDEVPFDRVIDVYIKNLRKKLHLDCIITVKGVGYRYEAA, translated from the coding sequence ATGGCAACGATTCTCCTTGTCGAAGACGAACCTACTCTGCGCACTGGCACTGAGCGGTTCCTCCGCCAGCGCGGCTTTACGGTGTTGACGGCGGCTAGTGGTGAGGAGGCGCTGGAAAAATTTGCTGGGGCAGATGTGATTATCCTGGATATTATGCTGCCAGGGATGAGTGGTATCGAGACACTACGTAAGATTCGCCAGACCAGCGACGTGCCGGTACTGATGCTGACGGCGCTGCATGATGAGCCGACGCAGGTCGCTAGTTTTGACGAGCTGGCGGATGATTATATGAGTAAGCCGTTTTCGCTGGTGATTCTAGAGAAGCGAATTAAGGCGCTGCTTCGCCGCCAGCAGTCTGTCAAAAAAACCTTGTGGCAGCGCGGCCTGGCCTCGGTGGATTTTATGGCATATCAGGGATTTTATGATGACAATGACGCGCACCTCAAACCTAAGGAAGTCCAACTCCTCAAGTTGCTCGTCGATAATCCAAACATGGTCTGGAGTCGGCAGGCTATCATCGACAAGCTGTGGCGTGATGACGAGGTGCCGTTTGACCGGGTGATTGACGTCTACATCAAAAACTTACGCAAAAAATTGCACCTGGACTGCATCATCACAGTGAAGGGGGTGGGCTATCGCTATGAAGCGGCTTAA
- a CDS encoding GreA/GreB family elongation factor, producing MNTTTYLSKKGFKELHKQINELEIREKALSAELRDIGRAKSRDDKLRRSDIIMNLENVHGKLAEKRTALKTAKPLPRKRDRLRIAIGSVVDLIDQQGQLFRYTLVDSLEADPSDGRISVDSPLGQSLLNRHATETISLGLGRTTRRLQVVGVR from the coding sequence ATGAATACGACAACATATCTCAGTAAAAAAGGCTTCAAAGAATTACACAAGCAGATCAACGAACTCGAAATCCGCGAAAAAGCACTCTCAGCTGAACTGCGTGACATCGGCCGCGCCAAGTCTCGCGACGACAAACTCCGCCGCAGTGACATTATTATGAATCTCGAAAACGTCCATGGCAAGCTCGCCGAGAAACGCACTGCGCTCAAGACCGCCAAGCCGCTGCCACGCAAGCGCGATCGGCTGCGCATCGCCATTGGTTCGGTGGTTGACCTCATCGATCAGCAAGGTCAGCTCTTTCGCTACACCCTCGTTGACAGCCTCGAGGCTGATCCGTCTGACGGCCGCATCTCGGTCGATAGCCCCCTCGGACAGAGCCTCCTCAACCGCCACGCCACCGAAACCATCTCTCTCGGTCTCGGTCGCACCACCCGGCGCCTGCAAGTGGTCGGCGTCCGCTAA